The following coding sequences are from one SAR86 cluster bacterium window:
- a CDS encoding TauD/TfdA family dioxygenase: MLQEITTKIKDPKSNLGVEISGLDLNQELSDDEVNSIRNSWLKNGVAIFPNQELTHENYENFCLKFGAFGDDPYLAGLKDKPNIVEVKRLASEKAPPFGGTWHSDWSFQKNPPAATFLLSKIIPPVGGDTLFANTQKAYEELDSGLKEQIKDLKVVHSAKLPYADDGFYATEKEERAMDIITSKEAKKEEIHPLVKIHPETNQKCLFVNPVYTSHIHGMDEEESFLLLLKLYDHMTQERFIYRHKWSENMLLMWDNRTVMHMADGGYDGYDRLLHRITIAN; encoded by the coding sequence TAAGCGGTTTGGATTTAAATCAAGAATTGTCAGATGATGAAGTTAATTCCATTAGAAATTCATGGCTGAAAAACGGTGTTGCAATATTTCCTAACCAAGAACTCACACATGAAAATTATGAAAACTTTTGTTTAAAGTTTGGAGCTTTTGGGGACGATCCATATCTTGCAGGGTTAAAAGATAAGCCAAACATTGTCGAAGTAAAAAGATTGGCTTCTGAAAAAGCTCCTCCTTTTGGTGGAACTTGGCATTCTGATTGGTCATTTCAGAAAAATCCTCCGGCAGCGACTTTTCTACTTTCAAAGATTATTCCTCCTGTAGGCGGCGATACTTTATTTGCTAATACTCAAAAAGCGTACGAGGAACTTGATTCCGGCTTAAAAGAACAAATAAAAGATTTAAAGGTAGTTCATAGCGCTAAGCTTCCCTATGCAGATGATGGATTTTACGCCACAGAGAAAGAAGAAAGGGCAATGGATATAATTACATCGAAAGAAGCGAAAAAAGAGGAAATCCATCCTTTAGTAAAAATTCACCCAGAAACCAATCAAAAATGTTTGTTTGTGAATCCTGTTTATACATCCCATATTCATGGAATGGATGAAGAAGAATCATTTTTATTATTATTGAAATTGTATGATCACATGACCCAAGAGCGATTTATATATCGTCATAAATGGTCAGAAAATATGCTGCTGATGTGGGACAATCGAACCGTCATGCATATGGCAGATGGTGGGTACGATGGATATGATCGATTATTGCATCGGATCACGATTGCAAATTAA
- a CDS encoding NAD(P)/FAD-dependent oxidoreductase, with protein MISEEKENLSFDPEILREKYLQERDKRVRADGNDQYVEVKGDFSYFVEDPYVTESISREPNTNTYHTIVIGGGFGGVLSGARLREQGINDFKIIEKGGDFGGTWYWNRYPGASCDIESYIYFPLLEETNFIPKRKYTNAPETLDYFNVISEKFSLKENALFQTEVNEVKWLSDEKLWCIKTNRQDSIKAKFVIHANGFLNRPKLPAMNGINDYQGHTFHTSRWDYDYTGGDSNGNLENLKDKKVAIIGTGATAVQCVPHLAASAKKLYVFQRTPSSIDERNNSDTDEKWFKSQKKGWQNDRRENFEGFLTGSFSNRDLVNDGWTEIFRTILGGLMNNGPSKLKIFSWVISAPFYSDFYKLGMKTYIRNEFMKFISRKDISQKVEMIDFQKMEKVRKRAEEIVNDPQTAESLKPYYRQLCKRPCFHDEYLQSFNNDNVELVDTDGKGVKEINAKGIIHDGKEYEVDCIIFASGFEVGTDYSRRCGYQITGVDGITLSEKWKNGLSTFHGIHSRGFPNCFFYGPGQGPFTANFTHSLDEQSSHVAYILKYLDNKKLNFVEASDDAEKKWNETIITKARNMESFQEACTPGYYNNEGKPNTNPQNNSYGGGALEYFKLLDSWRKNNKLQGLVTAE; from the coding sequence ATGATTAGTGAAGAAAAAGAAAATTTATCCTTCGATCCTGAGATATTAAGAGAAAAGTATCTTCAAGAAAGAGACAAAAGAGTTAGAGCCGATGGTAATGATCAGTACGTAGAAGTCAAAGGCGACTTTTCTTATTTTGTTGAAGATCCTTACGTAACAGAAAGTATTTCTAGAGAACCCAATACAAACACCTATCACACTATTGTCATCGGTGGTGGATTCGGAGGAGTTTTGAGTGGAGCGAGACTTAGAGAACAAGGTATAAATGATTTTAAAATTATTGAAAAAGGTGGAGACTTTGGTGGCACATGGTATTGGAATAGATATCCTGGCGCTTCCTGTGATATTGAATCTTATATTTATTTCCCCTTATTAGAAGAAACTAATTTTATTCCGAAAAGAAAATATACCAATGCGCCTGAAACATTGGATTATTTCAATGTAATTTCAGAAAAGTTCTCTCTAAAAGAGAACGCGCTATTTCAGACTGAAGTTAATGAAGTTAAGTGGTTATCTGATGAAAAACTTTGGTGCATCAAAACTAATCGACAAGATTCAATTAAAGCTAAGTTCGTGATTCATGCTAATGGCTTTTTAAATAGACCAAAACTTCCAGCGATGAATGGAATAAACGATTACCAAGGCCATACATTTCATACGAGTAGATGGGATTATGATTACACTGGTGGTGATTCAAACGGAAATTTAGAAAATCTTAAGGATAAAAAGGTAGCAATCATAGGTACTGGAGCTACTGCGGTTCAATGCGTGCCGCATTTAGCAGCGAGTGCAAAAAAACTTTACGTTTTTCAAAGAACGCCCTCTTCTATTGACGAGCGAAACAATTCAGATACAGATGAAAAATGGTTTAAATCACAAAAAAAAGGTTGGCAAAATGATCGTAGAGAAAATTTTGAAGGATTTTTAACAGGATCTTTTTCAAATAGAGATTTGGTAAATGATGGCTGGACTGAAATATTCAGAACTATTCTTGGAGGCCTAATGAATAATGGTCCAAGTAAGTTAAAAATATTTTCTTGGGTTATTTCTGCTCCTTTCTATAGTGATTTTTATAAACTTGGCATGAAAACTTACATCAGAAATGAATTCATGAAATTCATCAGTAGGAAAGACATCAGTCAGAAAGTAGAAATGATAGATTTTCAAAAAATGGAAAAAGTTAGAAAAAGAGCGGAAGAAATTGTTAACGATCCTCAAACAGCTGAGTCATTAAAGCCTTATTACAGGCAGTTGTGCAAACGACCATGTTTTCATGATGAATACTTACAATCCTTTAATAACGATAACGTTGAGTTAGTTGATACCGACGGCAAAGGGGTAAAAGAGATTAACGCCAAAGGAATTATTCATGATGGAAAAGAATACGAAGTTGATTGCATAATTTTCGCTTCGGGTTTCGAAGTTGGAACGGATTATTCAAGAAGATGTGGTTATCAAATAACTGGAGTTGATGGAATAACTCTCAGCGAAAAATGGAAAAATGGTCTTTCTACTTTTCATGGGATTCACTCCAGAGGCTTCCCAAATTGTTTTTTTTACGGTCCAGGACAAGGCCCATTTACAGCTAATTTTACTCACTCATTAGATGAGCAAAGCTCTCATGTGGCTTATATTTTAAAATATTTAGATAATAAAAAATTAAATTTTGTTGAAGCTTCTGATGATGCTGAAAAAAAATGGAATGAAACAATAATCACGAAAGCAAGAAATATGGAAAGTTTTCAAGAAGCTTGTACGCCTGGTTATTACAATAACGAAGGAAAACCAAATACAAACCCTCAAAACAATTCTTATGGGGGCGGCGCTTTAGAGTATTTTAAGCTTCTAGATAGCTGGAGAAAAAACAATAAGCTTCAAGGATTAGTTACTGCTGAATAA
- a CDS encoding RidA family protein has translation MNKKLFRNGPYSDFFSQGVQTGNILTLAGQLGDDLAGNVPNDLQGQMENCYKNIETILKEFNATLDNIIDETWFVTNIEECMTNVGEIFDSREKIYGCKPEVSQTLIGVSALVDPKYKIEIKCIAFLEKV, from the coding sequence ATGAATAAAAAACTTTTTAGAAACGGTCCGTATTCAGATTTTTTTTCTCAAGGTGTGCAAACAGGAAATATTCTTACTTTGGCAGGTCAATTGGGGGACGATTTAGCAGGTAATGTTCCAAATGATCTGCAAGGTCAGATGGAAAATTGCTATAAAAATATCGAAACCATTTTAAAAGAATTTAATGCAACATTAGACAATATTATTGACGAAACCTGGTTTGTAACAAATATAGAAGAATGCATGACAAATGTCGGAGAAATTTTTGATTCAAGGGAGAAAATTTATGGCTGCAAACCAGAGGTCTCCCAAACCTTAATTGGAGTTTCTGCTTTAGTGGATCCTAAGTATAAAATTGAGATTAAGTGTATTGCATTCTTAGAGAAAGTTTAA
- a CDS encoding NCS2 family permease — translation MKAILENFFKIKEFETNIQKELLAGFTTFVTMAYIIFVNPQIMSLAGMDQGAVFVGTCLAAALACILMGLFANWPIGLAPGMGLNAFFTFTVVGEMGYSWEIALGSVFLAGVLFFLISVTKLRGWMIDSIPLNLRIAMGAGVGLFIGFIGLKSGGLIISNEATFLKLGNLANIETLLAALGFLIISVLAVRKIPGSILIGVLAVTFISLLINIVEFNGIISSPPSIDPVLFKLDIYGALDVSMITIVMSFLFVNLFDTTGTLLGVANRANLVDESGNAENLDKALKADSSMSFMGAFFGCSPVTSYVESSAGVEAGGRTGLTSVFIGLFFLLSIFLSPIALIVPACATAGALLYVAILMLSGMEKLNWSSMVELLPALIIIIMIPLTFSIADGIALGFLCYIVLKIGYGEINKISLGAWFLTLVFVSKFIFL, via the coding sequence ATGAAAGCAATTTTAGAAAATTTTTTCAAAATTAAAGAATTTGAAACTAATATCCAAAAAGAATTATTAGCTGGCTTCACAACTTTTGTGACCATGGCTTATATAATTTTTGTCAATCCTCAAATTATGTCACTAGCTGGCATGGATCAAGGAGCAGTATTCGTAGGAACTTGCTTAGCAGCTGCCTTGGCTTGTATTTTGATGGGTTTGTTTGCGAATTGGCCAATAGGTTTAGCGCCAGGCATGGGATTAAATGCCTTCTTTACTTTTACAGTAGTTGGAGAAATGGGCTATTCTTGGGAGATAGCCCTAGGATCTGTTTTTTTAGCTGGCGTTTTATTTTTCTTGATAAGTGTTACTAAATTAAGAGGTTGGATGATTGATAGCATTCCGTTAAATCTAAGAATTGCAATGGGCGCAGGAGTTGGACTGTTTATCGGTTTCATTGGACTGAAAAGTGGTGGCCTTATAATTAGTAACGAGGCGACTTTCTTGAAACTTGGAAATCTTGCAAATATTGAAACGTTGTTAGCTGCTCTTGGATTTCTTATTATTTCAGTTCTTGCGGTAAGAAAAATACCAGGATCTATTTTGATAGGTGTCCTTGCAGTGACGTTCATTTCTTTATTAATCAACATAGTTGAGTTTAATGGCATTATTTCATCGCCTCCCTCGATCGATCCAGTTCTATTTAAACTTGATATCTATGGAGCTCTCGATGTTTCCATGATTACAATCGTTATGTCGTTTCTTTTCGTTAATTTATTTGATACCACTGGAACTTTGCTTGGGGTAGCTAATCGAGCAAATCTAGTTGACGAATCAGGAAATGCAGAAAATCTTGATAAAGCTCTCAAAGCTGACAGCAGTATGAGTTTTATGGGGGCTTTTTTTGGTTGCTCTCCTGTAACCAGTTACGTTGAAAGCTCAGCAGGAGTTGAAGCAGGTGGTCGAACAGGTCTTACGTCGGTTTTTATTGGATTGTTCTTTTTACTATCTATTTTCTTATCGCCTATCGCTCTTATAGTCCCAGCTTGCGCTACTGCGGGAGCTTTACTATATGTGGCAATTTTGATGCTGAGTGGAATGGAGAAACTAAACTGGTCAAGTATGGTGGAATTACTGCCAGCGCTGATTATCATCATTATGATTCCCTTAACTTTTTCTATAGCAGACGGTATAGCTTTGGGATTTCTTTGTTATATCGTATTAAAAATAGGATATGGCGAAATTAATAAAATTAGTTTAGGCGCTTGGTTTTTAACTCTAGTTTTTGTATCAAAGTTTATTTTTCTTTGA
- a CDS encoding TonB-dependent receptor, translating to MENTKFIKRFFISFLIITSSNFAVSQSGGFLEEVIVTAEKRFEGLQDVSQAVTALTSDEIEAKNITSMVDLSAIVPGVTVAKNEGYKTVISIRGVGNETNQNAIAAPSVAFHLDGIFIASPFALQTDFIDIDRIEVIRGPQGTLFGQNSTGGAINVVSSIPSLTESFNAAEFTVGNYGLRKGKFISSIPVSDSVSTRLSLTSTTRDGFSKNITNGQELDDAENFGIRNDWFFDLSDSSTFRFFAQYFDVNRNGAAMKGIDDTTAGPRYLSQDTLSTQSLSSLITAGIFETDLDFANLKILFSYQRDEISVDRDNDRHNTGVAASSIPGVSAYQSAEFRPETSKVDTNTVEFNLVSNEPLLNGKLDWTFGMFFLDHEIENHIREYIDFNGNGHTYICSEPFANTTTPGTTCFVVGGSTSPYAAEFGFVSDAFPVRRSLSAYGQTTYSFNDDLRLITGLRFTRDNFATNVSNFFGFEPYDLDETANENTGRITFEYDVQDEIMVYLSQTRGFKPGGSNLTFGFKTRAELDAAFRQSSQLAPTLVERTFLPEIVDSTEIGLKADFFDGKARANLALFNYTYENLQLQGTDPDVFRGGVVNIPESEVEGMELEFTALLTDSLTLDANLAYLDTEITSSFVFLDNVVAQQHYFGSELARYALREDIKGNELAKAPDFNVDLSLNYFVALPNGTDLSSSLQFIKRGEFFQRVANRPAQDAIPAYEIFNLKIGLAFTDNSSVDFILTNLTDEDGINSSMTDVFGVAGTGVELIPPRQLMTRYSIDF from the coding sequence ATGGAAAACACTAAATTTATCAAACGCTTTTTTATATCTTTTTTAATTATTACTTCCAGTAATTTTGCTGTTTCCCAAAGTGGGGGTTTTTTAGAGGAAGTAATAGTTACTGCAGAAAAAAGATTCGAAGGTCTTCAAGACGTATCTCAAGCTGTTACAGCTTTAACTAGTGATGAAATAGAAGCTAAAAATATTACTTCTATGGTGGACTTAAGTGCTATTGTGCCGGGAGTTACCGTTGCAAAAAACGAGGGTTATAAAACTGTAATATCAATAAGAGGGGTAGGTAATGAAACTAACCAAAACGCTATTGCGGCTCCTTCAGTTGCGTTCCACTTAGATGGAATTTTTATAGCCTCACCATTCGCCCTTCAAACTGATTTTATCGACATAGACAGGATTGAAGTTATCAGAGGTCCACAAGGAACGCTTTTTGGACAAAACTCAACTGGTGGAGCAATTAATGTCGTTAGTTCGATTCCCTCATTAACAGAATCATTTAACGCTGCTGAATTCACTGTGGGAAATTATGGACTTAGAAAAGGAAAATTTATTTCAAGTATTCCAGTTTCTGATTCAGTTTCTACTAGACTTTCTTTGACTTCTACAACTAGAGATGGTTTCTCAAAAAATATCACAAACGGTCAAGAACTAGATGACGCAGAAAATTTTGGAATAAGAAACGATTGGTTTTTTGACTTAAGCGACAGTTCAACATTTAGATTTTTTGCTCAATACTTTGATGTAAACAGAAATGGTGCAGCGATGAAGGGTATAGACGATACTACTGCAGGACCGAGATACCTTTCTCAAGATACTTTATCAACTCAATCTTTAAGTTCTTTAATAACCGCAGGTATATTTGAAACCGATTTAGATTTTGCTAATTTAAAAATTTTATTCAGCTATCAACGAGACGAAATTTCTGTTGATAGAGACAACGATAGACACAATACTGGGGTAGCTGCGTCTTCCATACCTGGAGTTTCTGCCTATCAAAGTGCTGAATTTAGACCAGAAACTTCTAAAGTAGATACCAATACGGTTGAGTTTAATTTGGTTTCAAATGAACCTCTCTTGAACGGTAAATTAGATTGGACTTTTGGTATGTTTTTCCTAGATCATGAAATTGAAAATCATATTAGAGAATATATTGATTTCAACGGTAACGGTCATACTTATATTTGTTCTGAACCTTTTGCAAATACAACAACTCCTGGTACCACCTGTTTTGTAGTTGGCGGTTCAACAAGTCCTTACGCGGCTGAATTTGGTTTTGTTTCAGATGCTTTTCCCGTAAGACGTTCTTTATCGGCTTATGGACAAACAACTTATAGTTTCAATGATGATCTAAGACTTATCACTGGTTTAAGATTTACTAGGGACAACTTTGCTACCAACGTTTCAAATTTCTTTGGATTTGAACCTTATGATCTAGATGAAACAGCTAATGAGAATACTGGAAGAATTACTTTTGAGTATGACGTGCAAGATGAAATCATGGTCTATCTATCACAAACAAGAGGGTTTAAACCAGGTGGATCAAATCTAACTTTTGGTTTTAAAACTCGTGCGGAATTAGACGCTGCTTTTAGACAATCTTCTCAGTTAGCTCCTACACTTGTCGAAAGGACTTTCTTACCCGAAATTGTAGATTCAACTGAGATTGGCTTGAAAGCTGACTTTTTTGACGGAAAAGCTAGAGCAAACTTAGCTTTATTTAATTACACCTATGAAAATCTTCAATTACAAGGAACAGATCCAGATGTTTTTAGAGGCGGGGTTGTAAATATTCCTGAATCTGAAGTAGAAGGAATGGAGCTTGAATTTACAGCTCTATTAACAGACTCTTTAACCCTCGACGCTAATTTGGCTTATTTAGATACAGAGATTACATCCTCCTTTGTATTCTTAGATAATGTTGTGGCACAACAACATTACTTTGGTTCTGAGCTCGCTAGATACGCTCTTAGAGAGGATATTAAAGGTAATGAATTAGCAAAAGCGCCTGATTTTAACGTTGATTTAAGCTTGAACTATTTTGTAGCCTTGCCAAATGGAACCGATTTATCATCTTCTTTGCAATTTATTAAGAGAGGTGAATTTTTTCAAAGAGTTGCCAATAGGCCAGCCCAAGATGCAATTCCAGCTTATGAAATCTTTAATTTAAAGATCGGATTAGCTTTTACTGATAATTCCAGCGTCGATTTCATATTAACTAACCTCACTGACGAAGACGGAATTAATTCAAGCATGACCGATGTATTTGGAGTAGCTGGAACAGGGGTAGAATTAATACCGCCAAGACAGTTAATGACTCGTTACAGTATAGATTTCTGA
- a CDS encoding hypoxanthine phosphoribosyltransferase, which produces MEKYFIGADQLLEDSFNLAWNIYESGYKPNYIVGVWRGGAPVGIAVQEFLKVLKIDSDHIAIRTSYYSGINKRKKKVRVYGLNYVTKKFESDDKLLIVDDVHDTGNSIKQIILDINKTCKKNTPEIKVATPYFKPDKNETDLKPDFYIHKTDKWLIFPHELQGLEFKEILENKPQLKALSSKIKSLIK; this is translated from the coding sequence ATGGAAAAATATTTCATCGGAGCTGACCAACTACTAGAAGACTCTTTTAATCTAGCTTGGAATATTTATGAGAGCGGGTACAAACCAAATTATATTGTAGGGGTTTGGCGAGGAGGTGCGCCAGTAGGAATTGCTGTTCAGGAATTTCTAAAAGTCTTAAAAATAGATTCTGATCACATTGCTATCAGAACCTCTTATTACAGCGGTATAAATAAAAGAAAAAAGAAAGTTAGAGTTTATGGATTGAATTATGTTACGAAGAAATTCGAATCGGATGATAAATTATTAATTGTTGATGATGTTCATGACACAGGAAATTCAATCAAACAGATAATTTTAGATATCAACAAAACTTGTAAAAAGAATACTCCTGAAATAAAAGTAGCAACGCCTTATTTTAAGCCTGATAAAAATGAAACTGACTTAAAACCAGATTTTTACATTCACAAAACCGATAAATGGCTTATTTTTCCTCACGAATTGCAAGGACTTGAATTCAAAGAAATTTTAGAAAACAAACCACAATTAAAAGCTTTATCTTCAAAAATTAAGTCGCTGATTAAATGA
- a CDS encoding cytochrome P450, translating into MDLVQEMIRDDRFSVDDRKFPIAKLRRNELRRDGRDIMLDQFENPSILKLDPPDHSRIRKLVSYGFTNRYIKSLETEINDTINQCLDKTHNLESFDLMNVLAKPLPAIVIAKMMGLPDSDLNQFQIWSENLLKEVGGIGSSVKKRKLARDAYEDLIRYFEKIILERKDNPGDDFIGKLILAEEEGDKLNVKEMYGTCLLLLIAGHETTTRLVGNGLFALLKHPDQFELLKQDHSKIPNAIEEMLRYEPPVHATVRFANENMTYRNRYYKRGTPFAISIAGANRDPEANKDPDSFNILRENIKHVSFGYGPHMCIGANLARIETRLVFERLLERFPNMKLGDKNPEWQKNFIFRGFENLELKV; encoded by the coding sequence ATGGACCTTGTCCAGGAAATGATAAGAGATGATCGATTTAGTGTAGATGATAGAAAATTTCCAATAGCAAAATTAAGAAGAAACGAGTTGAGAAGAGATGGTAGAGATATTATGTTGGATCAGTTTGAGAATCCAAGCATTTTAAAACTTGATCCACCAGACCATTCAAGGATAAGAAAACTTGTTTCTTATGGGTTTACCAATAGATACATAAAATCTCTAGAAACTGAAATTAACGACACCATTAATCAATGTTTAGATAAAACTCATAACTTAGAAAGTTTTGATTTAATGAATGTATTAGCGAAACCTCTGCCAGCAATTGTTATTGCCAAAATGATGGGTCTCCCTGATTCAGATCTTAATCAGTTTCAAATATGGTCTGAAAATCTTTTAAAAGAAGTTGGCGGTATTGGTTCTTCGGTAAAAAAAAGAAAGCTAGCAAGAGATGCTTATGAGGATCTAATTCGATATTTTGAAAAAATAATTTTAGAACGCAAAGACAATCCTGGAGATGATTTTATTGGAAAATTAATACTCGCAGAAGAAGAAGGAGATAAGTTAAATGTAAAGGAAATGTATGGCACTTGTTTGCTTTTGTTAATAGCAGGACATGAAACAACCACTAGATTGGTAGGGAATGGATTGTTTGCTTTATTGAAACATCCTGATCAATTTGAACTTTTAAAGCAAGATCATTCCAAAATACCTAACGCCATAGAAGAAATGCTTAGATATGAGCCTCCTGTGCACGCTACAGTTAGATTTGCCAATGAAAATATGACCTATAGAAACAGATATTACAAAAGAGGAACACCTTTTGCGATCAGTATTGCAGGAGCAAATAGAGATCCAGAAGCCAATAAGGATCCAGACTCTTTTAATATCCTTAGAGAAAATATTAAACATGTTTCATTTGGCTATGGACCGCACATGTGTATTGGCGCAAATTTAGCAAGAATCGAAACAAGGCTTGTGTTTGAGAGATTATTAGAAAGGTTTCCTAATATGAAGCTTGGCGATAAGAACCCTGAATGGCAAAAGAATTTCATATTTAGAGGGTTTGAAAACTTAGAACTTAAAGTTTAA
- the hflX gene encoding GTPase HflX, whose product MNESKTLNEVIIVNSSLGNLINLNANEIFSEFKELVSSTSAEIIDEFNFHQKTINAKYFIGKGKLEEIKNTLIQHNCSLVIFNHDLSPSQERNIESFLNSRVLDRTGLILDIFARRASSHIGKMQVELAQLSHLSTRLVRGWSHLERQKGGIGLRGPGETQLETDRRLISNRIKGIKKRLIKSHQQKNLNRYSRKKGRNHIVGIVGYTNAGKTTLFNQLTGSSEFEADKMFATLDTVTRKNLTPGSESIIYIDTVGFISDLPTSLIESFKATLDDLKSADLLLHVVDVNDRAFENKIFEVNKTLVDIGAENIPQIFVKNKVDLVEKIDFEINNVVNSVNVSAKEGIGIELLKDLVSSHANRGLFKGKLFIDFKNPNIRAKCFKTAKIIKEISTNTGWEIELIIGNYDLKKLLNSDDIKIINSEEYLQEKL is encoded by the coding sequence ATGAATGAATCAAAAACTTTAAACGAAGTAATAATAGTAAATTCTTCTTTAGGTAATTTAATAAACTTAAATGCGAATGAAATATTTTCAGAATTTAAAGAATTAGTTTCTTCAACTAGTGCAGAGATAATTGATGAATTTAATTTTCATCAAAAAACTATTAACGCAAAGTATTTTATTGGAAAGGGAAAACTGGAAGAAATTAAAAATACTTTAATCCAGCATAATTGTTCTTTAGTTATCTTCAATCATGACTTATCTCCTTCTCAAGAACGTAACATTGAAAGTTTTTTGAATTCAAGAGTATTGGATAGAACGGGTTTAATTTTAGATATTTTTGCACGCAGAGCTTCTAGCCATATTGGGAAAATGCAAGTTGAATTAGCTCAATTATCACACCTTTCAACGAGATTGGTTAGAGGCTGGAGTCATTTGGAAAGACAAAAGGGGGGTATCGGACTTAGAGGCCCAGGAGAAACACAGTTAGAAACTGACCGTAGACTTATTTCGAATCGAATAAAAGGTATAAAAAAAAGGCTGATAAAAAGTCATCAACAGAAAAACTTGAACAGATACTCCAGGAAAAAGGGCAGAAACCATATCGTTGGAATTGTTGGTTACACAAATGCTGGAAAAACTACACTTTTTAACCAATTGACTGGCTCTAGCGAATTTGAAGCAGATAAGATGTTTGCAACATTAGATACCGTTACAAGAAAAAATCTTACGCCTGGATCTGAGTCCATAATTTATATTGACACGGTGGGTTTTATTTCTGATTTACCGACTTCTTTGATTGAATCCTTTAAAGCTACGCTAGATGATTTAAAATCTGCAGATCTTTTGCTTCATGTGGTTGATGTAAATGACAGAGCTTTTGAAAATAAGATTTTTGAAGTAAATAAAACTTTAGTTGATATAGGAGCTGAAAATATTCCTCAAATATTTGTTAAAAACAAAGTCGATTTGGTAGAAAAAATAGATTTCGAAATTAACAATGTAGTGAATTCAGTGAATGTATCTGCTAAGGAGGGCATTGGCATCGAATTATTAAAAGACCTAGTTTCTAGTCATGCAAATAGAGGATTATTTAAAGGAAAACTTTTTATCGACTTTAAAAATCCAAACATTAGAGCTAAATGCTTTAAAACAGCCAAAATTATCAAAGAAATTTCTACAAATACTGGTTGGGAGATTGAATTAATTATAGGTAATTATGATCTCAAAAAACTATTAAATAGCGATGATATAAAAATCATTAATTCTGAAGAATATTTACAAGAAAAATTATAA
- a CDS encoding phytanoyl-CoA dioxygenase family protein, producing the protein MATLKHLNSDCSIDEVLSLLESDAGLIIDNLITSEEIDKLNSELSPYLETDSYGRDDFTGFKTKRIGALIARSDSCRKLALNEKINKVSKEYLDPFGDGYQLHFTSAVCIGPGESKQILHRDRGIWGGYLPRKVEPLMSTIWAVTDFTRENGATQIVPGSHKWDKDRLPNEDEIAYAEMTAGSVLLYTGTVLHGGGENITSSEARTGVFLHYALNWLRQEENQYLSCPPEIAKDLSPEIRSLIGYSKGGYVLGFYSDPNDKSAVYESVSPENMFKAEVDDDFSLLPNPEELVSKSNK; encoded by the coding sequence ATGGCTACTTTAAAACATTTAAATTCCGATTGTTCTATAGACGAAGTTTTGTCTTTATTAGAAAGTGATGCAGGACTAATTATCGATAATTTAATAACTTCAGAAGAAATTGACAAACTCAATTCCGAATTAAGTCCTTATTTAGAGACCGATTCTTATGGCAGAGATGATTTTACTGGGTTCAAAACCAAAAGAATTGGTGCATTAATTGCAAGATCAGATTCTTGTAGAAAATTAGCTTTAAATGAAAAAATTAATAAAGTCTCGAAAGAATATTTAGATCCGTTTGGAGATGGCTATCAACTTCATTTTACTTCTGCTGTTTGTATAGGCCCAGGAGAATCAAAGCAAATCTTACATCGAGACAGAGGAATATGGGGAGGCTATTTGCCCAGAAAAGTAGAACCTCTTATGAGCACCATTTGGGCTGTTACAGACTTTACGAGAGAAAATGGTGCTACTCAAATAGTTCCTGGCTCACATAAATGGGATAAAGACCGATTACCAAATGAAGATGAGATAGCTTATGCTGAAATGACTGCTGGATCTGTTTTACTTTACACTGGGACCGTTCTTCATGGAGGTGGAGAAAATATTACCTCTAGTGAAGCAAGAACCGGAGTATTTTTGCACTATGCCCTAAATTGGCTGAGACAAGAAGAAAATCAATATTTGTCATGTCCACCAGAGATTGCAAAAGATTTGTCTCCAGAAATAAGGTCTCTGATTGGCTATTCAAAAGGAGGTTACGTGTTAGGTTTTTATTCAGATCCTAACGATAAAAGTGCTGTTTATGAATCTGTTTCTCCTGAAAATATGTTTAAGGCTGAAGTAGATGACGACTTTAGCTTACTACCAAATCCTGAAGAATTAGTTTCTAAATCAAATAAATAA